From the genome of Betaproteobacteria bacterium, one region includes:
- the ahpF gene encoding alkyl hydroperoxide reductase subunit F, with amino-acid sequence MLDTAIQGQLSAYLERLQAPIELVASLDDSSTATQMREMLSEIAALSPKVSARFDGEDARRPSFSVGLPGSPGRIRFAGLPLGHEFTSLVLALLQTGGHPPRVEASLIEQIRNLQGGYRFETFISLSCHNCPDVVQALNLMAVLNDGVESVMIDGAAFQNEVSQRQIMAVPAVFLNGEAFGQGRMSLEEIVARLDTGAAARDAEELANRDPYDVLIVGGGPAGAAAAIYAARKGIRTGVVTERFGGQVLDTLGIENFISVPRTEGPKLVAALEEHVREYEVEIVNRQRAAALLPPSEGYIGVRLASGPVLKSRSIILATGARWREMEVPGEREYKGKGVCFCPHCDGPLFKGKRVAVIGGGNSGVEAAIDLAGIVAHVTLLEFDSKLRADAVLQAKLTSLLNVDVIVNALTSEVLGDGNKVVGLDYQDRVGGEKHHLDLDGIFVQIGLLPNTDWLNDAIKLSPRGEIEVDSHGRTSMAGVFAAGDATTTPFKQIVIAMGEGSKASLSAFDYLIRSTAPAPVAVAA; translated from the coding sequence ATGCTAGATACCGCCATCCAGGGACAACTCTCCGCATATCTGGAGAGACTGCAGGCGCCGATCGAACTCGTCGCCTCGCTCGACGACAGCTCGACGGCCACGCAGATGCGGGAAATGCTCTCGGAAATCGCAGCGCTGTCGCCCAAGGTCAGCGCCCGTTTCGATGGCGAAGATGCGCGACGGCCCTCGTTCTCGGTCGGGCTTCCGGGCTCCCCTGGTCGCATCCGCTTTGCCGGTCTGCCGCTGGGGCACGAGTTCACCTCGCTCGTGCTCGCGCTGCTGCAAACGGGAGGACATCCACCGCGCGTGGAAGCGTCGCTCATCGAGCAGATCAGGAATCTGCAGGGAGGGTATCGGTTCGAGACCTTCATTTCCCTGTCCTGCCACAACTGCCCGGACGTGGTGCAGGCGCTCAACCTGATGGCGGTGCTGAACGACGGCGTCGAGAGCGTCATGATCGACGGCGCTGCGTTTCAGAACGAAGTGAGCCAGCGCCAGATCATGGCGGTACCGGCGGTGTTCCTGAACGGGGAGGCCTTCGGGCAGGGCCGCATGTCACTCGAGGAAATCGTCGCCCGCCTCGACACCGGTGCCGCTGCACGCGACGCAGAGGAACTGGCGAACCGCGATCCGTACGATGTTCTGATCGTCGGCGGCGGCCCGGCCGGCGCGGCGGCGGCCATCTATGCCGCGCGCAAGGGTATCCGCACGGGTGTGGTGACGGAGCGCTTCGGCGGCCAGGTGCTGGATACGCTCGGCATCGAGAATTTCATCTCCGTGCCCCGCACCGAAGGCCCGAAGCTGGTGGCGGCGCTCGAAGAGCATGTGCGGGAGTACGAGGTGGAGATCGTCAACCGGCAGCGTGCCGCCGCCTTGCTGCCGCCGAGCGAGGGCTACATCGGTGTTCGCCTGGCGTCAGGACCCGTGCTCAAGAGCCGGTCGATCATTCTCGCAACCGGCGCCCGGTGGCGCGAGATGGAAGTGCCGGGAGAGAGGGAATACAAAGGCAAGGGCGTGTGCTTCTGCCCGCACTGCGACGGCCCGCTGTTCAAGGGCAAGCGCGTGGCGGTGATCGGCGGGGGCAACTCCGGCGTCGAAGCGGCGATCGACTTGGCGGGTATCGTTGCGCACGTGACCTTGCTCGAGTTCGACAGCAAGCTGCGCGCGGACGCCGTGCTGCAGGCCAAGCTCACGAGTCTGCTCAACGTCGACGTGATCGTGAACGCGCTCACCTCCGAGGTGCTGGGTGACGGCAACAAGGTCGTCGGGCTCGACTATCAGGACCGTGTCGGCGGCGAGAAGCATCACCTTGACCTCGACGGCATCTTCGTGCAGATCGGCCTGCTGCCGAACACGGACTGGCTCAATGACGCCATCAAGCTCTCGCCGCGAGGCGAGATCGAGGTCGACAGCCACGGCCGCACCTCGATGGCAGGCGTCTTCGCTGCAGGCGATGCGACGACGACTCCCTTCAAGCAGATCGTCATCGCCATGGGCGAAGGATCGAAGGCAAGCCTGAGCGCCTTCGACTATCTCATCCGCAGTACTGCTCCGGCGCCCGTCGCCGTCGCCGCCTAG
- a CDS encoding DUF1428 domain-containing protein, giving the protein MTYVDGFVAAVPTANREIYRLHAEAASVVFKEHGALTLVECWGDDVPEGKLTSFPMAVKCQADETVVFAWITWPSREVRDAGMEKVMVDPRLQPDSKPMPFDGKRMIYGGFQVIVDA; this is encoded by the coding sequence ATGACTTACGTTGATGGATTCGTTGCCGCCGTGCCCACGGCCAACCGCGAAATTTACCGCCTGCACGCTGAGGCCGCCTCTGTCGTTTTCAAGGAGCATGGCGCGCTCACGCTCGTGGAATGCTGGGGTGACGACGTTCCCGAAGGCAAGCTCACGTCTTTTCCGATGGCGGTGAAATGTCAGGCCGACGAGACGGTCGTGTTCGCGTGGATTACCTGGCCATCGCGCGAGGTGCGAGATGCGGGGATGGAGAAGGTGATGGTCGATCCGCGTCTTCAGCCCGACAGCAAGCCGATGCCCTTCGACGGCAAGCGGATGATCTACGGGGGCTTCCAAGTGATCGTCGACGCCTGA